TTCCTTGAGAGTGTACGGAGTGATCTTGAGATTGCGGCCATTGCAGGGGAAACTTTCTCGCAGAGTCCCATTCATGTCATAGTGCAGCAGCTTCTGCTCTGGGGTGACTATCACAACCCCCTCTTCCGACATGAAGAACATGCGCCAGGACTCGTCGAAGACGAAGGTGCTGACCTCCACCGCCGGCAACCGGACCCGGTGCCCGCAGACCCAAATGCCGTTCGCGTAGTCCTTGAGAAGCCAGAGCTCGACCATGGTGACTCGGTTTCCGCAGCTGAACATGGCGAGCTCGCCGTCCACCTCGAGCAACGACATGTGCTCCCGTACCACGGGAGGGTCCATGAAGGTGATCACCTCGGTGGCCGTGTCGAACACCATGATCGCGTGGCTCCGCACCTGCCGCGGCATCCAGTGGAGGCTGCCACGGAGCAGGACCGGCGGGCCGAGCGGTTCCCCGCTGAATCTGTACCCGGTTTTCTCCGACGGTAGGCCGATTCCCCTCCCCTTCCGGGAGTCCGGCACCAGGATGTAGTAGTCCGTGCCGGGCCAGTTGGCCCAGTCGCCCCGGAAGAACAGGGCCCGGTACTCGCCGGTGGGCTCGTGGCGGTAGAAGCCGACGAACCAGGACGAGCGGAGCGGCGCAGGGAGGCGCGTCCACTGGCGCGTGGCCGGGTTGCAGACGAAGAAGCGGTCCTCGAagctgaggaggaggaggccgtcgCAGGAGCCGTGGATGTGGAACCGGCCGCTGCCGGCGAACCGGACGGCGGGTCGGAACTCGTCGGCACGGAGGTCGAAGGCCTCGACGCAGCGGCCCACGGgatccgcgcccgccgcctccttgctgctgctgccggcgccgccgcggaggaagGAGACGAGGGGCAGCGCCGGCTGGAGGCGGTGGTGCTCGAGCGCGAACCCGGGGTCGGAGGCCATCCGGAGCCAGGCCTTGCAGacggcgcggcagcggaggacGGACCGGGAAGGGAGGCGGACGAGGATGTTCCGGACGAGCTCGTCGGGGATGTACGGGGCAGCGGAGGCCGAGGCCGGGGCGACTCGCTGCCTCTTCCTCGGCCCCTCGGTGCTCTCcatggacgccgccgccgccgcgctccgaTCCTGCAAAACCTCTACAGCGTCACGGCCCGAGCCAACGCGCTCGTGGACGGCGAAATGGTCCCAAATCTCGACGGATTGGGAGGAAGCCCAGGCGGCTCCGCCGATTCACCGACCAGAGCCAACCAGAAACGACACGGGATGCGGCTAGAGCGGTGCCGGAATCGAGAGGGGAATGGGTGCTTCGAGCGAGCGAGCTTACCTCTGCCTCCGTCCCTCGAAATCGTCGTCTGCCTCAGTGCCAGCAGGAGACGGGAGCGATGCGTTCGGCAATGTATATAGTTCGCGGAGCACCGCTCCTGCGCGTTCGACTGTGTGAAACCAAAACAGCCTGGTTCTCTCCTTTTTCCGCCTCCTTTTTATTTAACCTATTTTCCCTATTTATCGTTTCTACAACTCGTTCCAAAGATATTATATGTACACAACATAAATATTTTAGTAAACGCCTCCTACGGTCAATCGA
The genomic region above belongs to Panicum hallii strain FIL2 chromosome 4, PHallii_v3.1, whole genome shotgun sequence and contains:
- the LOC112889111 gene encoding F-box protein At5g49610-like — protein: MESTEGPRKRQRVAPASASAAPYIPDELVRNILVRLPSRSVLRCRAVCKAWLRMASDPGFALEHHRLQPALPLVSFLRGGAGSSSKEAAGADPVGRCVEAFDLRADEFRPAVRFAGSGRFHIHGSCDGLLLLSFEDRFFVCNPATRQWTRLPAPLRSSWFVGFYRHEPTGEYRALFFRGDWANWPGTDYYILVPDSRKGRGIGLPSEKTGYRFSGEPLGPPVLLRGSLHWMPRQVRSHAIMVFDTATEVITFMDPPVVREHMSLLEVDGELAMFSCGNRVTMVELWLLKDYANGIWVCGHRVRLPAVEVSTFVFDESWRMFFMSEEGVVIVTPEQKLLHYDMNGTLRESFPCNGRNLKITPYTLKESLVRHTFFETHDNAGGRDDEPPPPFFRGL